In one Methylobacterium sp. SyP6R genomic region, the following are encoded:
- the urtA gene encoding urea ABC transporter substrate-binding protein, which yields MTWKGWLSRAAVAGGVALGTLASTAASAQETIKVGILHSLSGTMAISETTLKDAMLMLIDEQNKKGGVLGKKLEAVVVDPASNWPLFAEKARELIAKDKVSAVFGCWTSVSRKSVLPVFKELNNILFYPVQYEGEESERNVFYTGAAPNQQAIPAVDYLMSEDGGGTKRWVLEGTDYVYPRTTNKILEAYLKSKGVKDEDIMINYTPFGFSDWQTEVSKIKAFGSAGKKTAVVSTVNGDANVPFYKELGNQGIKATDIPVMAFSVGEEELAGIDAKPLVGHLAAWNYFESIKTPENEAFIKQWQAFKKNPKAVTNDPMEASYIGFNMWVKAVEKAGSTDPDKVIDALPGIEQANLTGGTAKMLPNHHITKPVFIGEIEASGQFDVVWKTKDLIPGEAWSKQLEGSKDLEADWVKLKCGNYNTQTKKCGGA from the coding sequence ATGACGTGGAAGGGTTGGCTCTCGCGCGCTGCGGTTGCGGGCGGCGTGGCACTCGGCACGCTGGCGAGCACGGCCGCCTCGGCGCAGGAGACCATCAAGGTCGGCATCCTGCACTCGCTCTCGGGCACGATGGCGATCTCCGAGACAACGCTCAAAGACGCCATGCTGATGCTCATCGACGAGCAGAACAAGAAGGGCGGCGTGCTCGGCAAGAAGCTCGAGGCGGTGGTGGTCGATCCGGCCTCGAACTGGCCGCTCTTCGCCGAGAAGGCCCGCGAGCTGATCGCCAAGGACAAGGTCTCGGCGGTGTTCGGCTGCTGGACCAGCGTGTCGCGCAAGTCCGTGCTGCCGGTGTTCAAGGAACTCAACAACATCCTGTTCTACCCCGTCCAGTACGAGGGCGAGGAGAGCGAGCGCAACGTGTTCTATACCGGTGCGGCGCCGAACCAGCAGGCGATCCCGGCGGTCGACTACCTGATGTCGGAGGATGGCGGCGGCACCAAGCGCTGGGTGCTGGAGGGGACGGACTACGTCTACCCGCGCACCACCAACAAGATCCTCGAAGCCTACCTCAAGTCCAAGGGGGTGAAGGACGAGGACATCATGATCAACTACACCCCGTTCGGCTTCTCGGACTGGCAGACGGAGGTGTCGAAGATCAAGGCGTTCGGCTCCGCCGGCAAGAAGACCGCGGTGGTCTCGACCGTCAACGGCGACGCCAACGTGCCGTTCTACAAGGAGCTCGGCAACCAGGGCATCAAGGCCACCGACATCCCGGTGATGGCCTTCTCGGTCGGCGAGGAGGAATTGGCCGGCATCGACGCCAAGCCGCTCGTCGGCCACCTCGCCGCGTGGAACTACTTCGAGTCGATCAAGACGCCGGAGAACGAGGCGTTCATCAAGCAGTGGCAGGCGTTCAAGAAGAACCCCAAGGCCGTCACCAACGACCCGATGGAGGCGAGCTACATCGGCTTCAACATGTGGGTGAAGGCGGTCGAGAAGGCCGGCAGCACCGATCCCGACAAGGTGATCGACGCGCTGCCCGGCATCGAGCAGGCGAACCTCACCGGCGGCACCGCCAAGATGCTGCCGAACCACCACATCACCAAGCCCGTCTTCATCGGCGAGATCGAGGCCTCCGGCCAGTTCGACGTGGTGTGGAAGACCAAGGACCTCATCCCCGGTGAGGCCTGGTCGAAGCAGCTCGAGGGCTCGAAGGACCTCGAGGCCGATTGGGTGAAGCTCAAGTGCGGCAACTACAACACCCAGACGAAGAAGTGCGGCGGCGCGTGA
- a CDS encoding DMT family transporter, which translates to MQPAANRPMAPSEWGLLLGLSVLWGGSFFFVGVALRALPPLTLVSLRVGLAAVILALVLRVRGLPMPRGAPVWLAFLGAAFLNNAVPFCLIAWGQTHIASGLAAILNATTPLFGVLVAHGLTDDERLTGNRLAGVLAGLTGVAVMVGPSVLTGLGGEALAQGAVLLAALSYAFAGIYGRRFKRMGIPPLSAAAGQVTAATVLLLPMALAVDRPWTLAPPPPTAVAAVLGLAALSTALAYVIFFRLLASAGATNLMLVTFLIPVSALVLGALVLGEPVVPRQLLGMALIGAGLVAIDGRLLRRKRPAAAE; encoded by the coding sequence ATGCAGCCTGCCGCCAACCGCCCCATGGCCCCGTCGGAATGGGGTCTGCTCCTCGGCCTGTCGGTGCTGTGGGGCGGCTCGTTCTTCTTCGTCGGGGTCGCCTTGCGGGCGCTGCCGCCGCTCACCCTGGTGAGCCTGCGCGTCGGCCTCGCGGCCGTGATCCTCGCCCTGGTGCTGCGGGTGCGGGGCTTGCCCATGCCGCGGGGCGCCCCGGTCTGGCTCGCCTTCCTGGGGGCGGCCTTCCTCAACAACGCGGTGCCGTTCTGCCTCATCGCCTGGGGGCAGACCCACATCGCGTCCGGTCTCGCGGCGATCCTCAACGCCACCACGCCGCTCTTCGGCGTCCTGGTGGCCCATGGGCTCACCGACGACGAGCGATTGACGGGGAACCGCCTCGCCGGCGTGCTGGCCGGGCTTACGGGCGTCGCCGTGATGGTCGGGCCGTCGGTCCTCACCGGGCTCGGGGGCGAGGCGCTGGCCCAGGGCGCGGTGCTGCTTGCCGCCCTCTCCTACGCCTTCGCCGGGATCTACGGCCGGCGGTTCAAGCGCATGGGTATCCCGCCGCTCTCGGCCGCCGCCGGGCAGGTCACCGCCGCGACCGTGCTGCTCCTGCCGATGGCGCTGGCGGTCGACCGGCCCTGGACCCTGGCGCCGCCGCCCCCGACCGCCGTGGCCGCGGTGCTCGGCCTCGCGGCACTCTCGACGGCACTCGCCTACGTGATCTTCTTCCGCCTGCTGGCGAGCGCCGGGGCGACCAACCTGATGCTCGTCACCTTCCTCATCCCGGTTTCGGCGCTCGTCCTCGGCGCCCTGGTGCTCGGCGAGCCGGTCGTGCCGCGCCAGCTCCTCGGCATGGCGCTGATCGGGGCCGGGCTGGTGGCGATCGACGGGCGGTTGCTGCGGCGCAAGAGGCCCGCAGCAGCCGAGTAG
- the urtB gene encoding urea ABC transporter permease subunit UrtB: MRRCLVLLLAAWCAAWAFAAAAQTGADAAYSRLASDSYSDIDAGVAGLATSGDPKAGPVLRALADSRLLYRPDDKALAIKDGAALADARTGAAVSPDGFKPVRVNNRVRRVIDAALGTLNLLAPDAATRRNAADAVFKARDAAALPALDAALARESDAGVKRSLQEARAAALLAKSGAPEIDRLAAVDTIQARGDSEALGILRGLATDPAQSVRDAAARGVSSIETRQALMANVQNAWYGVSLGSVLLLAAIGLAITFGVMGIINMAHGEMVMLGAYTTYLVQELIRQKAPGLFDWSLPIAIPLAFLAAGAVGILIERTVIRHLYGRPLETLLATWGISLILQQAVRSVFGPTNREVGAPSYMSGAFDLFGLSITWGRLWIVVFAMAVFVALNLILKATSFGLKTRAVTQNRRMAAAMGIRTPWIDAFTFGLGSGIAGVAGVALSQIDNVSPNLGQGYIIDSFLVVVFGGVGNLWGTLVAALTLGVANKFLEPYAGAVLGKILLLVFIILFIQKRPRGLFALKGRAVEA; the protein is encoded by the coding sequence ATGCGCCGCTGCCTCGTCCTTCTCCTCGCTGCCTGGTGCGCCGCCTGGGCCTTCGCGGCCGCGGCGCAGACCGGGGCCGACGCCGCCTATTCCCGGCTCGCCAGCGACAGCTATTCCGACATTGATGCCGGCGTCGCGGGCCTCGCCACCAGCGGCGATCCGAAGGCCGGGCCGGTGCTGCGGGCGCTGGCCGACAGCCGCCTGCTCTATCGCCCGGACGACAAGGCACTCGCCATCAAGGACGGCGCGGCCCTCGCCGATGCCCGCACCGGCGCCGCGGTGAGTCCCGACGGCTTCAAGCCCGTCCGCGTCAACAACCGGGTGCGGCGCGTGATCGATGCGGCGCTCGGTACCCTGAACCTGCTCGCCCCCGACGCCGCCACCCGCCGCAACGCCGCCGATGCGGTGTTCAAGGCCCGCGACGCCGCCGCGCTCCCGGCCCTCGATGCGGCGCTCGCCCGCGAATCCGACGCGGGCGTGAAGCGCAGCCTGCAGGAGGCCCGCGCCGCCGCGCTCCTGGCGAAGTCCGGCGCGCCCGAGATCGACCGGCTCGCCGCCGTCGACACCATCCAGGCCCGCGGTGATTCGGAGGCGCTCGGCATCCTGCGCGGCCTCGCGACCGATCCCGCCCAGAGCGTGCGCGACGCCGCCGCCCGCGGCGTGTCCAGCATCGAGACCCGCCAGGCGCTGATGGCGAACGTCCAGAACGCCTGGTACGGCGTGTCGCTGGGCTCGGTGCTGCTGCTCGCGGCCATCGGCCTTGCCATCACCTTCGGGGTGATGGGCATCATCAACATGGCGCACGGCGAGATGGTGATGCTCGGCGCCTACACCACCTACCTGGTGCAGGAGCTGATCCGCCAGAAGGCCCCTGGCCTGTTCGACTGGTCGCTGCCGATCGCGATCCCGCTCGCCTTCCTGGCCGCCGGCGCCGTCGGCATCCTGATCGAGCGGACCGTCATCCGCCACCTCTACGGCCGGCCGCTCGAGACCCTGCTCGCCACCTGGGGCATCAGCCTGATCCTGCAGCAGGCGGTGCGCTCGGTCTTCGGCCCGACCAACCGCGAGGTCGGCGCACCCTCCTACATGTCGGGCGCCTTCGACCTGTTCGGCCTCTCGATCACCTGGGGCCGGCTGTGGATCGTGGTCTTCGCGATGGCCGTGTTCGTCGCCCTCAACCTGATCCTGAAGGCGACCTCGTTCGGCCTGAAGACCCGCGCCGTCACCCAGAACCGCCGCATGGCCGCCGCGATGGGCATCCGCACGCCCTGGATCGACGCCTTCACGTTCGGCCTCGGCTCCGGCATCGCGGGCGTGGCCGGCGTGGCACTCTCGCAGATCGACAACGTCTCGCCGAATCTCGGCCAGGGCTACATCATCGATTCGTTCCTGGTCGTGGTCTTCGGCGGCGTCGGCAACCTGTGGGGCACGCTGGTGGCCGCGCTCACGCTCGGCGTCGCCAACAAGTTCCTCGAGCCCTATGCCGGCGCGGTGCTCGGCAAGATCCTGCTCCTCGTCTTCATCATCCTGTTCATCCAGAAGCGGCCGCGCGGCCTGTTCGCGCTCAAGGGCCGGGCGGTGGAGGCCTGA
- a CDS encoding alpha-amylase family protein, with protein MIEDLWYKNAVIYCLSVGSFMDANGDGIGDFEGLERRLDYLLGLGVTAIWLHPFQPSPGRDHGYDVADYYGVDPRYGTLGDFVAFTHAAKQRGMRVLIDLVVNHTSDQHPWFKAARSDPNARTRDWYVWSKTKPANAHEGMVFPGVQKSTWSYDKEAKAWYFHRFYDFQPDLNTANPHVQAEILKIMGFWIQLGVSGFRMDAVPFVIAEKGPEVSGEPREQFELLRLFREFLQWRQGDAIILAEANVLPRQDLDYFGDDADRMHMMFNFQVNQALFYALASADARPLVKALQKTWNRPPSAQWAVFLRNHDELDLGRLTEKQRQTVFQEFGPDPDMQLYGRGIRRRLAPMLGGDRRRIELAYSLMFTLPGTPVLRYGDEIGMGDDLSLPERDCARTPMQWSDEPQGGFTLSDHPESPPIHEGAYAFTHVNAAAQRCAPESLLNWMERVIRMRKEVPEIGWGDFTALETGDPSILALRYDWRNNAVLCLHNLAAEPKEITFATGLDGDGRNLIDLLTGQRSLANDDGCHCVLMEGYGYRWFRVGGLDYLLRRTEI; from the coding sequence GTGATCGAGGACCTCTGGTACAAGAACGCGGTGATCTACTGCCTCTCGGTCGGCTCCTTCATGGATGCCAACGGCGACGGCATCGGCGATTTCGAGGGACTGGAACGGCGCCTCGATTATCTGCTCGGCCTCGGGGTGACGGCGATCTGGCTGCACCCGTTCCAGCCCTCGCCGGGGCGCGACCACGGCTACGACGTGGCCGATTATTACGGCGTCGATCCGCGCTACGGCACGCTCGGCGATTTCGTCGCCTTCACCCACGCCGCCAAGCAGCGCGGCATGCGGGTGCTGATCGACCTCGTGGTCAACCACACCTCCGACCAGCATCCGTGGTTCAAGGCCGCCCGCTCCGACCCGAATGCCCGCACCCGCGACTGGTACGTCTGGTCGAAGACCAAACCGGCGAACGCCCACGAGGGCATGGTCTTCCCCGGCGTGCAGAAGAGCACCTGGAGCTACGACAAGGAGGCCAAGGCCTGGTACTTCCACCGCTTCTACGACTTCCAGCCCGATCTCAACACCGCCAATCCCCACGTCCAGGCCGAGATCCTGAAGATCATGGGGTTCTGGATCCAGCTCGGCGTGTCGGGCTTCCGGATGGATGCGGTGCCGTTCGTGATCGCCGAGAAGGGGCCGGAGGTCTCGGGCGAGCCGCGCGAGCAGTTCGAGTTGCTGCGGCTGTTTCGCGAGTTCCTGCAATGGCGCCAGGGCGACGCGATCATCCTGGCGGAGGCCAACGTGCTGCCGCGCCAGGACCTCGATTATTTCGGCGACGACGCCGACCGCATGCACATGATGTTCAACTTCCAGGTCAACCAGGCCTTGTTCTACGCGCTCGCCTCGGCGGACGCGCGCCCGCTGGTGAAGGCGCTGCAGAAGACCTGGAACCGGCCGCCCTCGGCGCAATGGGCGGTCTTCCTGCGCAACCACGACGAGCTCGACCTCGGGCGGCTCACCGAGAAGCAGCGCCAGACCGTCTTCCAGGAATTCGGCCCCGACCCGGACATGCAGCTCTACGGCCGCGGCATCCGCCGACGGCTGGCACCGATGCTCGGCGGCGACCGGCGGCGGATCGAACTGGCCTACAGCCTGATGTTCACCCTGCCGGGCACCCCGGTGCTGCGCTACGGCGACGAGATCGGCATGGGCGACGACCTCTCGCTGCCGGAGCGCGATTGCGCCCGCACGCCGATGCAATGGTCGGACGAGCCGCAGGGCGGCTTCACCTTGAGCGATCACCCGGAATCGCCGCCGATCCACGAGGGCGCTTACGCCTTCACCCACGTCAACGCGGCGGCGCAGCGCTGCGCGCCGGAATCGCTCCTCAACTGGATGGAGCGGGTCATCCGGATGCGCAAGGAGGTGCCGGAGATCGGTTGGGGCGATTTCACCGCCCTCGAGACCGGCGACCCGAGCATCCTGGCGCTGCGCTACGACTGGCGCAACAACGCGGTCCTGTGCCTGCACAACCTCGCGGCCGAGCCGAAGGAGATCACCTTCGCCACCGGCCTCGACGGCGACGGCCGCAACCTGATCGACCTGCTGACCGGCCAGCGCAGCCTGGCCAATGACGACGGCTGCCACTGCGTGCTCATGGAGGGCTACGGGTATCGGTGGTTCCGGGTCGGGGGGCTGGATTACCTGTTGCGGCGGACGGAGATCTAA
- the urtD gene encoding urea ABC transporter ATP-binding protein UrtD — MSAAIALPPSDPVHEKRLTQALLYVDDIKVTFDGYRALRGLSLTLMPGEMRAIIGPNGAGKTTMMDCITGKTRPDTGQVIYDGVHDLTRMDEAAIAELGIGRKFQKPTVFESQSVADNVLLALKGPRAATASLFGWRNRVERAQIDAILETVGLTAHRARPAADLSHGQKQWLEIGMLLAQDPKLLLVDEPVAGMTDAETEATATLLRRIAKDHAVIVVEHDMHFVRALQCRVTCLHEGAVLAEGSIDSVSADPRVVEVYLGR, encoded by the coding sequence ATGAGCGCGGCGATCGCCCTTCCCCCCTCCGACCCGGTTCACGAGAAGCGCCTCACCCAGGCCCTGCTCTACGTCGACGACATCAAGGTCACGTTCGACGGCTACCGGGCCCTGCGCGGCCTGTCCCTGACCCTGATGCCCGGCGAGATGCGGGCGATCATCGGTCCGAACGGCGCCGGCAAGACCACGATGATGGACTGCATCACCGGCAAGACCCGGCCCGATACCGGCCAGGTGATCTATGACGGCGTCCACGACCTGACCCGGATGGACGAGGCGGCCATCGCCGAACTCGGCATCGGCCGCAAGTTCCAGAAGCCGACGGTGTTCGAGAGCCAGTCGGTCGCCGACAACGTCCTGCTGGCGCTGAAAGGACCCCGCGCCGCGACCGCCTCCTTGTTCGGCTGGCGCAACCGGGTCGAGCGGGCGCAGATCGACGCCATCCTGGAGACGGTGGGGCTCACCGCCCACCGGGCCCGGCCGGCGGCCGACCTCTCGCACGGCCAGAAGCAGTGGCTGGAGATCGGCATGCTGCTCGCCCAGGACCCCAAGCTCCTCCTCGTCGACGAGCCGGTGGCCGGCATGACCGATGCCGAGACCGAGGCGACCGCGACGCTCCTGCGCCGCATCGCGAAAGACCACGCGGTCATCGTGGTCGAGCACGACATGCATTTCGTGCGGGCGCTGCAATGCCGCGTCACCTGCCTGCACGAGGGCGCGGTGCTCGCCGAAGGCTCGATCGATTCCGTCTCGGCCGACCCGCGGGTGGTCGAGGTCTATCTCGGCCGCTGA
- a CDS encoding HEPN domain-containing protein codes for MPSVSSAASLHIANHLRLADRDLKDAIVLHGCRSRNDAYHLEQATEKLLLALLTSEGEHVQIKDVHILDRLADRLPENHPLRTAMQGLGYLKTYATAFRYPKTGGRLPATIPDDKFDLASGILRRLIDASARHFQVDLEAGDDVPAANTSPMRLKAEPRSL; via the coding sequence ATGCCGTCCGTGTCTTCAGCCGCTAGTCTTCACATCGCCAACCATCTCAGGCTCGCGGACCGCGACCTGAAGGACGCAATCGTCCTGCACGGCTGCAGAAGCAGGAACGACGCCTACCATCTGGAGCAAGCGACAGAGAAGCTGCTTCTCGCCCTGCTTACCTCGGAAGGCGAACACGTCCAGATCAAGGATGTCCACATCCTCGACCGTCTGGCCGACCGGCTTCCCGAGAACCATCCTCTCCGGACCGCGATGCAGGGGCTGGGCTACCTCAAGACCTACGCCACTGCGTTCCGCTACCCGAAGACGGGCGGCAGGTTGCCTGCGACGATTCCTGACGATAAATTCGACCTTGCCTCAGGTATTCTCCGCCGTCTCATCGACGCCAGTGCTCGGCATTTCCAGGTCGACTTGGAGGCCGGAGACGACGTGCCGGCGGCAAATACGAGCCCGATGCGCCTGAAGGCCGAGCCTCGGTCGTTGTAA
- a CDS encoding nucleotidyltransferase domain-containing protein, with protein MALPASVAELVPATGEYPVLKTLLERIEAVYAPEDVLLFGSRAKGTAGPDSDWDILVVLPDDADERLLDPLLGYETQRGSGVYADVLCSLKSEFLSDLAVANSRTRDIAGHAVRVFSR; from the coding sequence ATGGCGCTTCCGGCATCCGTGGCGGAACTCGTGCCCGCCACGGGCGAGTATCCCGTGCTGAAGACACTCCTGGAGCGGATCGAGGCCGTCTACGCCCCCGAGGACGTGCTGCTGTTCGGCAGCCGCGCGAAGGGCACGGCGGGACCCGACAGCGACTGGGACATCCTCGTGGTTCTGCCCGACGATGCCGACGAGCGCCTGCTCGACCCTCTCCTCGGTTACGAGACCCAAAGGGGCTCGGGCGTCTACGCGGACGTGCTGTGCTCTCTCAAGAGCGAGTTCCTATCGGACCTGGCCGTTGCCAATTCGCGGACGCGGGACATTGCCGGGCATGCCGTCCGTGTCTTCAGCCGCTAG
- a CDS encoding helix-turn-helix domain-containing protein yields the protein MAPATTLAEAERKLVIETLIRCRGNRTHAAKMLGISVRTVRNRIAEYRRIGVCLPIYRDVVWSDWPEGEFSPEEAGMLTAPAEVV from the coding sequence ATGGCGCCAGCGACCACCCTCGCGGAGGCCGAGCGCAAGCTCGTCATCGAGACGCTCATCCGTTGCCGCGGCAACCGCACCCACGCCGCCAAGATGCTCGGCATCTCGGTCCGCACGGTGCGCAACCGGATCGCCGAATACAGGAGGATCGGCGTCTGCCTGCCGATCTACCGCGACGTCGTCTGGTCCGACTGGCCGGAGGGGGAGTTCTCGCCGGAGGAGGCCGGGATGCTGACGGCGCCGGCGGAGGTGGTTTGA
- the urtC gene encoding urea ABC transporter permease subunit UrtC, with protein MLLSRIDKPGWIFLAILTAACLVVPALNLLTAPGSALHVPTYAVSLMGKYLAYAILALSLDLVWGYCGILSLGHGAFFALGGYAMGMYLMRQIGPRGVYGNPILPDFMVFLNYKSLPWYWHGFDWFPFAAVMVLLVPGLLAFVFGWLAFRSRVTGVYLSIITQAMTFALMLAFFRNDMGLGGNNGLTDFKDILGFNVQAQGTRVVLFVLTAVALALAYLVARFMTTSAFGKVLVAIRDAESRTRFLGYRTAHYKVLAFTVSAMMAGVAGALYVPQVGIINPSEFAPANSIEAVIWVAVGGRGTLVGAALGAVLVNYAKTLLTGAMPDAWLFALGALFVVVTLYLPKGILGTLAERLGARRAKVSTDIPPALAEEGRGS; from the coding sequence ATGCTGCTCTCCCGCATCGACAAGCCCGGCTGGATCTTCCTCGCCATCCTGACGGCGGCCTGCCTCGTGGTGCCGGCCCTCAACCTCCTCACCGCGCCGGGCTCCGCCCTGCACGTCCCGACCTACGCCGTCTCGCTGATGGGCAAGTACCTCGCCTACGCGATCCTGGCCCTCAGCCTCGATCTCGTCTGGGGCTATTGCGGCATCCTCTCGCTCGGCCACGGCGCGTTCTTCGCGCTCGGCGGCTACGCGATGGGCATGTACCTGATGCGCCAGATCGGCCCGCGCGGCGTCTATGGCAACCCGATCCTGCCCGACTTCATGGTCTTCCTGAACTACAAGTCCCTGCCCTGGTACTGGCACGGCTTCGATTGGTTTCCCTTCGCCGCCGTGATGGTGCTGCTGGTGCCGGGCCTCCTCGCCTTCGTGTTCGGCTGGCTCGCCTTCCGCTCGCGTGTGACCGGCGTCTACCTGTCGATCATCACCCAGGCGATGACCTTCGCGCTGATGCTCGCCTTCTTCCGCAACGACATGGGCCTGGGGGGCAACAACGGGCTGACCGACTTCAAGGACATTCTGGGCTTCAACGTCCAGGCGCAGGGCACCCGCGTCGTCCTGTTCGTCCTCACCGCCGTGGCACTGGCGCTCGCCTACCTCGTCGCCCGCTTCATGACGACCTCGGCCTTCGGCAAGGTGCTGGTGGCGATCCGGGACGCCGAGTCCCGCACCCGGTTCCTCGGCTACCGCACGGCGCATTACAAGGTGCTCGCCTTCACCGTCTCCGCCATGATGGCGGGGGTGGCCGGCGCCCTCTACGTGCCGCAGGTCGGCATCATCAACCCGTCCGAATTCGCCCCCGCCAACTCGATCGAGGCGGTGATCTGGGTCGCGGTGGGCGGCCGCGGCACCCTCGTCGGCGCGGCCCTCGGCGCGGTCCTGGTCAACTACGCCAAGACGCTGCTCACCGGCGCCATGCCGGATGCCTGGCTGTTCGCCCTCGGCGCCCTCTTCGTCGTCGTCACCCTGTACCTGCCCAAGGGCATCCTCGGCACCCTCGCCGAGCGCCTCGGGGCGCGGCGGGCCAAGGTGAGCACGGACATTCCCCCCGCCCTGGCCGAGGAGGGCCGCGGATCATGA
- the urtE gene encoding urea ABC transporter ATP-binding subunit UrtE — MLSVETIDLHYGAAQALRGVSLSAEPGKVTAVLGRNGVGKTSLMRAIVGQQPVSKGAVRLDGRDISRLAPYDRARQGIAFVPQGREIFPLLTVKENLETGFAPCKRADRYVPSEVYDLFPVLKDMLGRRGGDLSGGQQQQLAIGRALVTRPRVLVLDEPTEGIQPSIIKDIGRAIDYLRGKGDMAIVLVEQYFEWARDLCDTYAVMDRGQVVEAGPRSGMVEAQVRRWLSV, encoded by the coding sequence ATGCTCTCCGTCGAGACCATCGATCTCCATTACGGCGCGGCGCAGGCCCTGCGCGGCGTCTCGCTGAGCGCCGAACCCGGCAAGGTCACGGCCGTGCTCGGCCGCAACGGCGTCGGCAAGACCTCGCTGATGCGCGCCATCGTCGGCCAGCAGCCGGTGTCGAAGGGCGCGGTCAGGCTCGACGGCCGCGACATCAGCCGGCTCGCGCCCTACGACCGCGCCCGCCAGGGCATCGCCTTCGTGCCGCAGGGACGCGAGATCTTCCCGCTCCTCACCGTCAAGGAGAACCTGGAAACGGGTTTTGCGCCCTGCAAGCGCGCCGACCGCTACGTGCCGAGCGAGGTCTACGACCTCTTCCCGGTCCTCAAGGACATGCTGGGCCGGCGCGGCGGCGACCTCTCGGGCGGCCAGCAGCAGCAGCTCGCCATCGGCCGCGCCCTGGTGACCCGCCCCCGCGTCCTCGTCCTCGACGAGCCGACCGAGGGCATCCAGCCCTCGATCATCAAGGATATCGGCCGGGCGATCGACTACCTGCGGGGCAAGGGCGACATGGCGATCGTGCTCGTCGAGCAATATTTCGAATGGGCCCGCGATTTGTGCGACACCTACGCGGTGATGGATCGCGGCCAGGTGGTCGAGGCCGGGCCGCGCTCGGGCATGGTCGAGGCGCAGGTCAGGCGGTGGCTGTCGGTGTGA